The genomic interval TGTGTTTATCATAACAAGAAACGATGATAGTATAAAatgatcattgaaaaaaaaactatcatatTCTACCAATGTTAATTGGGCCCTCTCAGTCCAAATGGGTTGGACATGGAGCAGCATCGATGGCAACGGCCAATAACAACGGATGGAGTTCATTTGACATTGATGATAAACATTAAAATGCGTAGAAAAGGGAGCATTTGCCAGCTGAAATTCAAAGCAGACGCTGACGGCTTTCCCGCCACGGCCGACGTGACGTTGACCGAATGACACCGGCTCCCAATGGCCGTCAAGTGCATTGTCGGCGCCGGGCGACCCGCCCCACCCACCTGGTCGATGACGCTGATGGCGTCTCGGATGTTGATCTTCTGGTACGCCTCCCAAAGCTCGCTTTTCCTGTACGCCGACTTCCTCAGAAGGAGCTTGCTCAGGTAATTCTTGTCAAACTGTTCCCACCTGAGGCATACGGCGCCGACGAGCGGCCAAGATAATACGATGAAATAATCTGTCCGTCGGCGTCGAGGGACGGCCAGAGTAATCCGTCCCACAGCGCCGACGAGACTGGCCCGGCGGGCAACTCACTTGTCCCGCCAGTGGTGGTAGCCCTGAAGACCCGCGATGTCCTCCACTGCCGTTAGGATGTGATCGAAGGCCTTCCAAGAAGAGAGCGTCCTTTTTGGTAAGGTGGTAAAACGTCTCGGCGAACTAATATGTCGATGACTTTTGATCCATTTAAAAGTATCTGGATTCTCTTTTTCAGAAGCAACACAATACACTCCGGAGCACATCGGCATGTCACGGATCATTTGGATGACTtttgatgacgatgatgatgatgatgccgtCAAAAGCGCGGAAAAGATGACGAGGCCTCACCCTCTCGTGAATCTCCTCGTTGATGGTCGGTTTCCTGTTGGTGGAGCGAGGAACTTTCAGCCACTTGACCAGGGGCTTGATGGTCAAGCCCTAAGGAATGGATCGGGGAAGTTCTGTCAGGGTGCAGTGACCCATAAAATGTTGGCACACCATTGGTTCGGCGGGGTGTCACACGCGGTACCTGGAACATGACGGTGAAGAAGACCACCACAATGGTGGTGGCAACAAAGTAGTCTTTGGCCTTGACGCGTTGACCGTCCAGGAGGACCACCAGAGCGAAGGCCACCGCCCCCCGCAGGCCGCCATACGACATCACCACCTGGTCGATCTTGTCCAGCGGGACCAGGCGGAAACGGTTCAGCACCCAGGTTTGACCCATCACTCCTGGGCAAAGGGAAGTGGTGTTCTTTCCGAAGGAAGTGGCAATCTCTCCGCGCACATTCACGTTCTTTCTACAGAATGTCACAACTCGGCCACTGGAAGTCACATTTTCTTTCAGCATCCAGTCGCAATTTGGGTTCAGGGAGTCACAAGTCCAACACAAGGAGTCACATTCTCTCCATACAGAATCCAATCACCTccacaaaaagaaaagtcagaCCCTTAAGAAGGGGAGTCCTAAGAAAATCTTTCCACTCAAAGTCCTCCCCTGAACTCCACCCCCCGTGTGTGCCGTGAGAGGAAGGCCCGCCTCGGCCGCGGGAAGCGGCACGTGCCGTGGGGTGACAATTTACTGACCTAGGGCtctgaagatgaagatgaagatgagggTGCACGCCACCAGGCCGGTGTCCCAGGCCCATTTGGACTTGTCCACGGCGGAGATGCCGAGGAAGATGAAAATGAGGGTTTCGGCGATGCTGGCCAGGGTCTTCATTGTGTACTTGACCGCCGTCCGAGATTTCTGCGAGATGTTGGCCTCCACGTACTTGTTGGCGCCGATGCCGCAGAAGGTCATcctggacggacggacggacggacggacggcccgTCCCGTCAGGAGAGGGGCGAGTCCAACATCTTGGGCGCCCGGGCCCACTCACGACAAGATGGATGACAGGGAGAACAGCTCGGCGGTGAGGTACGCCAGGTAGACCAGCAGCAGGACGAAGAGCGGCTCGATGATCCGGACCTTCTTGGTGAAGCGCGTCAGCAAGCTCAGGATGACGGCGAAGACCAGGCCCACCGAGGTGCCGCCCGCGCTCACCACCAGGAAGGATGCTAggagcccaaaaaaaaaacatacacgtAAGGTCTCGGAACGCCGGAGCGCGCTCGGACCGAATGTGGCAGTCCAGCGGGCCGAAGGGGGGCCCACCCCCCTATTTGAGAACCACTGACCAATGGGAGAGCTAAGCCACCTTAAGCATCGCACAATTCTTGGAGAAATGGCATAAATGAGATTGATGGGGAAGTTTTTTTGAACCAGCAAAAATGGAAACGCCCTGGAGACAGACGGCCACTCACCCATTCCTTTAAAGTAATCCGCCATCTGCACGTTTTCTGTCCCGACTTCCACAAAGGAGATGTAAACCTTGTACAACACCTGGAAGACAAACCAAAATGGCTCAATGCAAAAAGGCCGCCCAAGGGGGCGGGGCAGCGTAGCACCCCGGCTCGCGTGTCGGCCGTCCGTCGCGTGTCGGGTCATCACGCTCCGCTAGTTGCCGGGATTAGCTCATATTCCGAGTTCTGATGAGGATTAGCCAGGCTAGCTAATCTGTTCAAAAGTCTAATCGTTAAATGCTCCACCGCCGCTGCCGATGAAGGGGGTTCCGGTCCATCCTAAATAGTTGTGGATTTATCAGAACGGCGATGAGTACACCCCAAATACCTCCTCCACTGTGCGCCGGGCCGTTTCCCAGGTGGTAGTGACGGATGGTCGGCGGCGGGGGACCGAGAAGGAATAAGTAACGAGCGACGCGCATTCCCGCGCCTCTTCCCGGCGACCGAGATGGACGGACGGAAAGGTCACGGTCGTTCGCGACGGAACGCTCGCTGCCCCGCGgcggaaaaaaaaccacatctAAGGCAGAAGGAAGCGCGTCATCACCACGGTGACGGCGTCGTTGAGCAGCGACTCTCCGAAGACGATGATGAAGAGCGTGTCGTTGACATGAACCTCCTCGAAGACCGCCAGCACCGCCACGGGGTCCACCGCCGAGATCAGGGCGCCGAAGAGCAAAAAGTCCAGCAGCCCCGCCTGCACGCGCTCGTCTGCTCCGTGGTGCGGGAACAAACAAGGTCAAGCATTAACGGCCAAAAACACAGGCTCGCGCGTCAAAACAGAAAGGTGGCTACCTTCCTTTCGACCAAAGGACCTCGGGCTTACCCTACTGCCGTCAACGGCGTCGAAAGGTGTGGTCTAGGGAAGCCTGAATGGCTCTGGTCCTGGAGGGCCCCTATCAACCCTAACCcattccatgtctccctccaccaacatacCTAAATCAATAATCAGGATGGTGATTAAACTCCGGGACATCTTGCTGAAGACTTGATcctttgattcaggtgtggtggaGGAGCGGGATatgggaaaacagactggatcgaGGCCCTCCGGGCCCGGAGTTGGACAGCCCTGCTAGAGTCGCTGCATTAAAACTTCCCAAAAATAACcgattgcgtgtgtgtgtatgggggaGGGGGGTTAATTCCTCAAGCCAAAAAACAGGTTGATGattgttctcatctcatcttattctgaaccgctttaccctcattagggtcacggagggtgctggagactatcccagctgagtccggccaaaggcgggggacaccctgaatcggtggccagccgatcgcagggcataaggagacaaaggagacaaaggacactcacatccatatctaggggcaatttagagtgtccaatctgccaaccatgcatgtttttggaatgtgggcgggaaccggagtacccggaggaaacccacgcaggcccgggagaaaatataaacttcccacagatggacgtgacctggatttgaacccatcaccccagagctgtgaggccgaggcgctaaccacaatccaaaaacattgGGATCACAATGGTGATTAAAGccaaagagagaaaaaacatggTTACAAAGATAGCTAGTGCTTACCATTTGCGGAGAAATTGTATGCCCCTGGTTGATCAGTCAACTCAGGTCACGTCCTGTATATTTTTGGCTATTCATTTGTCAAATCTATAGAGATGTAACCTTTGAACATTGGAACGGTTTCGTACGAATGCAAATGAAACAGCGCCCATCTCGATCAACGCCACAGCTCGCTAAAAAGAGGCACGGTCACTCATTGGAATTGTCCTTCCGAATACTCCACGCCTGTCAGCTGGTCGCCATCACGACACGGAAAGGGACTGACCGATGACTCCCAGGCGGTGGGCGGCGGTCAGCGCCAAGCCGGTGCCGAAGGCGTTCCACAGCGTGCCGGCCACGGCGTAGGTGAGGATGGCGCCCAGGTTGTCGAAGAAGAGGCGCGCCGGCATGAAGTAGCCTGCGTCGCCCACGATGGTGGGCagcaggaagaggaagaagagggcgGGCTCCAGCTGGTACGGCTGCTTGTCGTCGGCCAGCAGCGCCAGGCCGCCCAGCGCCAATCCCAGAAGGATCAGAAGCACGCTCTCGGGGACCACCCGCGTCAAACGCCGTGAAAGCTGGAACACTAAAAGGAGGAAACGCCATTGGCATCGTGGAAATGTCCACAAATGGCACCTGCTTTCTAAACATACCCCATGCTTGCTTTTAAAAGACCacaaaaaagccccccccccctaaccctaaccctttccCCTGAGGCATGACGTCAGGAGGGACTCACAGATTTTGGCCACGCTGGCCACCAGAAGCCACACGGCGATGACGTAAGGCGTCTGCACGTAGCTCCACTCCCATTGCACCACCCGGTATCCCCCGTCGCCGTGGCCGTGGCGGTCTCGCTCTTCCTCCGCCTCTGCCGAGTCCAAGCTCGCCCTCGCCCTGGGCGCGAGGAAAAGCAGCGGCAGCAGCGCAGCGGACGCACGAGCGAGCATGTCGGCCACTTGACGCGTCTGGAAATCCGCGGGAGGCGGGAAGGCTTTTAAATTCCAGGAGGTAGGCTTAGGGGCGGGACCTCAGAGTCCACATTTGGACCTCTGCGGACTACTGCGATTACTGCCTAAAAGGTGCGTTCTCCAAGTATTTTTGCTGGAATTCAAATGATATCAATTACTTTCATAGCCAAAATACTCtctaaaaaggtcaaatagGGCTCAAAGTCATcaaaaccaagggtgtcaaacttgtttCACATCATGGGCCACATACGACCCCTGGGTAGACTTTGCGAGCCATTAAAATTATAGCACACTTAGCTatgaataaccaaaatatcacgTATTTCCTTTGTtctggtgtaaagaagcacaggAACATTGTGACATTTGAAATTGAacatattttctcgcaaataAGCTGCCCCCACGtgtaagctgcacccttaaaattgccggaAAAATGGTTGCTGTTTACAATTTTGAATTGCATGCATTTTTAAACATATCGAcctcttttatgcattttcttCACTTTCAAATCATCCCGAgagcctgatcgaacctccttgcgGACCGgtttcggcccgcgggccatatatttGAGACGGCTGGTCTAAACACTCCCAAATGGACAATACGCCCTGAAAGTCATGCGAAAAGAACAAAGCAGCCTCAATACTCCCTAGTCAACAACGTACAATACTTCCACAAAGCCATCAAGGCAAAACTGCAATTACTGTAGACAAAATAGCTCCAAACGCACTCAATTGTACATGCATtcaaaactcattttaattCGAGTAGTACTTTCCCCGGTAAACAAACTTTGAGTTAAAAACAAGACCAAGTGAAGAGAGAATTTTAAAAAGGCAGAAAAACTCAAGATCAGTgcaagagggggaaaaatactGCAAAAAAGGTGCACAGTAGGCCTCCCCCGACACCAcccaaaaaaagtcacatttccaTTTGTGCTCCGTGTTTGCCATTTTCTGTCCGCCCGTGGTCAGATGTCTTTGCCGCTTTTTTGGAGCCCCAGGGCGCGCAACGTCTCGGCGCTCATGCCGCTTTTCAGCGTCCTCCTCACTGCACACCAGAAACCCATGTCAAAAACACaccgagtgttttttttttctgttctgcACATTATACAATCATTTCATTTACATGGGAAGCGACTGGTGAGTACCTTAAAATGATCAAGGAATGAGAATCGAGTCATTACCTGCCAATGACAACCTTTCATGTCCAATTCATCGAAACTAGGAGGGCCGACGGCGAAGGCTCATCGTTGCCAAGGAGTTAAGCGGCGCCATCGCAATGACTTTGCCGTCAAAAGAAAGGGGAGCGTATTTTCTAAAGACGTGCTATCGCTACAGGAAGGGGTTAAGTTCATTCCAAGCGGGTGGACGAACGGACGGCTGTCTGGAGGCAAAAACTGGCACGGGCGCCGCTTCTTTCCGGCCGGATTGTTGCAAAAGCAAACATCGGGCACAAGAGAAGCCAAGCCGAGCCGCGGATGCCGACGAAGGTACCGTCCGTAcccgtggctttttttttcgccaAAGGTCGGGGTCAGTCGGGCTCGGGCCCACGTAATCGCTTGTCGTCAAACGGACGGAAGCGGAGATGGCCGCCGCGATGTCGGCGAGAGCAGacggccgccaccgccgccgccggcagAGAAGAAGGGAGGGAGCCATTCGGCCGGATTAGTGTGTTGTGACCAAAACAATGCACCTACGTGGTGGCGAGTCCAAAAGTACGTTGCGGTCCACACTCGGCTCCATCCTGTCCCTCGGGAAATagttgcttttaaaaaatatatatttcattttatttattttttttagggagtGGGACTGGAGAATTTGCATTActtggaagtgtgtgtgtggttatcCTTCACCAACAATTTCAGTAGACATGAAATGATTTCAAGGAGTGTTACTCATTCTTAAAATACTTTGTGAATCTACTTGGAAAAAGTCATCTacatcagtggtccccaaccaccggtccgctGGCTGActagtgccggtccgtcagagtaaaaaatattaacctttTCAATCTGGCCCTCctatttgaaatgagaaaagttgttataataataaacacttgctattatgcttgggaattgtttttgtttttttgccgtcttgggtgtcgttcgtgcaccgaccccacccccacacaattttgtcttaagtggTCACCCTCCCCATTTgccggtccgcgagaaaatagaaagagctttaccgtTCCGTGGtgggaaaaagtttggggaccgctGATCTACATTCTCCCTGATGTACTGCATTAGTCCTTAGAGTAGCCTAAACATTTCCAAATGTAATCCTTAAAAGCTCTCAAAAATTCTACTTTAAAAGATAAAGGCGATATTCTTATTGCTAGCCGGCACTTAGCGAACGGCGCCGGAAGGTTTACGTCTTAGGCAAACGCCAGGAAAGGTACGGGTCAAAACCCAGCAAGAGGCCGGAGAGCGCGACCGAAgccgggggcggcggcgggggcggcggcggcggcggcgg from Stigmatopora argus isolate UIUO_Sarg chromosome 2, RoL_Sarg_1.0, whole genome shotgun sequence carries:
- the slc9a5 gene encoding sodium/hydrogen exchanger 5 isoform X2, which encodes MLARASAALLPLLFLAPRARASLDSAEAEEERDRHGHGDGGYRVVQWEWSYVQTPYVIAVWLLVASVAKILFQLSRRLTRVVPESVLLILLGLALGGLALLADDKQPYQLEPALFFLFLLPTIVGDAGYFMPARLFFDNLGAILTYAVAGTLWNAFGTGLALTAAHRLGVIDERVQAGLLDFLLFGALISAVDPVAVLAVFEEVHVNDTLFIIVFGESLLNDAVTVVLYKVYISFVEVGTENVQMADYFKGMASFLVVSAGGTSVGLVFAVILSLLTRFTKKVRIIEPLFVLLLVYLAYLTAELFSLSSILSMTFCGIGANKYVEANISQKSRTAVKYTMKTLASIAETLIFIFLGISAVDKSKWAWDTGLVACTLIFIFIFRALGVMGQTWVLNRFRLVPLDKIDQVVMSYGGLRGAVAFALVVLLDGQRVKAKDYFVATTIVVVFFTVMFQGLTIKPLVKWLKVPRSTNRKPTINEEIHERAFDHILTAVEDIAGLQGYHHWRDKWEQFDKNYLSKLLLRKSAYRKSELWEAYQKINIRDAISVIDQGGNVVNAARLSLPSVTSRASFPDASNVTSYLRENGSGVCLDLQVVDKVPGAKVEEDTETHHVLAENLYKPRRRYQSHYSRHFMPAGEKERQDREVFQRNMKSRMETFKSGRHKRYKKERGLKKRRASDAKDDGGDKPRRSMDRQDKDPVVIPVVSDEDDEVQCQRKEPETDDDVGITFVALKAQTPPKRPHSVTGAPPAADAHLPWKGGGAPWPPPCLSLEATKVIPVDLRQAWNQSISSLESVSEAAGSRAGASTRPVSYAGAAPITPAPLLEKNQEEEEEEDETVPLVPSRRPPLPSPLPAALAPSRHRKPRVYLRSLVTSPPSGGSEGPGGRGPTQL
- the slc9a5 gene encoding sodium/hydrogen exchanger 5 isoform X1 is translated as MLARASAALLPLLFLAPRARASLDSAEAEEERDRHGHGDGGYRVVQWEWSYVQTPYVIAVWLLVASVAKILFQLSRRLTRVVPESVLLILLGLALGGLALLADDKQPYQLEPALFFLFLLPTIVGDAGYFMPARLFFDNLGAILTYAVAGTLWNAFGTGLALTAAHRLGVIDERVQAGLLDFLLFGALISAVDPVAVLAVFEEVHVNDTLFIIVFGESLLNDAVTVVLYKVYISFVEVGTENVQMADYFKGMASFLVVSAGGTSVGLVFAVILSLLTRFTKKVRIIEPLFVLLLVYLAYLTAELFSLSSILSMTFCGIGANKYVEANISQKSRTAVKYTMKTLASIAETLIFIFLGISAVDKSKWAWDTGLVACTLIFIFIFRALGVMGQTWVLNRFRLVPLDKIDQVVMSYGGLRGAVAFALVVLLDGQRVKAKDYFVATTIVVVFFTVMFQGLTIKPLVKWLKVPRSTNRKPTINEEIHERAFDHILTAVEDIAGLQGYHHWRDKWEQFDKNYLSKLLLRKSAYRKSELWEAYQKINIRDAISVIDQGGNVVNAARLSLPSVTSRASFPDASNVTSYLSVHPAGVARPTHFCQHCLCFFSRRENGSGVCLDLQVVDKVPGAKVEEDTETHHVLAENLYKPRRRYQSHYSRHFMPAGEKERQDREVFQRNMKSRMETFKSGRHKRYKKERGLKKRRASDAKDDGGDKPRRSMDRQDKDPVVIPVVSDEDDEVQCQRKEPETDDDVGITFVALKAQTPPKRPHSVTGAPPAADAHLPWKGGGAPWPPPCLSLEATKVIPVDLRQAWNQSISSLESVSEAAGSRAGASTRPVSYAGAAPITPAPLLEKNQEEEEEEDETVPLVPSRRPPLPSPLPAALAPSRHRKPRVYLRSLVTSPPSGGSEGPGGRGPTQL